In uncultured Cohaesibacter sp., a genomic segment contains:
- a CDS encoding TrkH family potassium uptake protein: MLSALGILIAALGGMMFFPAIVDLAYQSQDWHAFLGGGSISIGFGIALFLAMRGQEGEWSIRSSILFVNGSWFVLSAFAALPLYFSSLDISYADAYFESASGFTTTGSTVLSGLDTMAPGLLFWRSLMQWLGGLGIVAIGITILPMLGSGGQKLFFLESSEQSDNPYPRIREFAVKIAFVYMALTAACAISYFVLGMTFFEAVNHAMTTLSTGGYSTSDGSMAHFDSVGIYFAGSLFMFFGGLPFLYMIRFLSADRGRDPQIGLYLKGVLIAAVVIFFAKQWLSPGPVIKDFAIALFDVISIVTTTGFGAGDYQEWGSLFVVMFLILTFFGACSGSTAGGIKQFRFVIAWLIIKKAVAKLIHPNRIIPMRYGTQVVDDEMAASTLSFIFLFFATFMVFAIALQLCGLDFVTAMSGSATALANVGPGLGDIIGPAGNFSSLPEICKWLLSIEMILGRLEILSALTILMPAFWRW; this comes from the coding sequence GTGCTTTCAGCACTCGGGATATTGATTGCCGCGCTGGGCGGGATGATGTTTTTTCCCGCAATCGTCGATCTGGCCTATCAAAGTCAGGACTGGCACGCCTTTCTGGGCGGCGGGTCGATATCGATCGGTTTTGGCATTGCCCTGTTTCTGGCCATGCGTGGGCAGGAAGGGGAGTGGAGCATTCGCAGCTCCATCCTGTTCGTCAATGGCAGCTGGTTTGTCCTCAGTGCCTTTGCGGCTCTGCCTCTCTATTTCTCGTCGCTCGACATCTCCTATGCGGATGCCTATTTCGAGTCGGCCTCCGGCTTCACCACCACCGGCTCGACGGTGTTGAGCGGACTGGACACCATGGCGCCGGGGCTTCTGTTCTGGCGGTCGCTGATGCAATGGCTGGGCGGGCTGGGGATCGTGGCCATCGGCATCACCATTCTGCCGATGCTTGGCTCAGGTGGACAGAAGCTGTTCTTTCTGGAATCGTCCGAGCAGAGCGACAACCCTTATCCGCGCATTCGCGAGTTTGCGGTCAAGATCGCCTTTGTCTACATGGCTCTGACGGCGGCCTGCGCCATTTCCTACTTCGTGCTGGGCATGACCTTCTTCGAGGCGGTCAACCACGCCATGACGACCCTTTCCACGGGGGGATACTCGACCTCTGATGGCTCGATGGCGCATTTCGACAGCGTCGGCATCTATTTTGCCGGTTCGCTGTTCATGTTCTTTGGCGGCCTGCCGTTCCTCTACATGATCCGCTTCCTGTCTGCCGATCGGGGAAGGGATCCGCAGATCGGTCTCTATCTCAAGGGCGTATTGATCGCCGCTGTTGTCATTTTTTTCGCCAAGCAGTGGCTGTCGCCGGGGCCGGTGATCAAGGATTTCGCAATAGCGCTGTTCGATGTCATTTCCATCGTGACGACGACCGGGTTTGGTGCCGGTGACTATCAGGAGTGGGGCTCGCTATTCGTGGTCATGTTCCTCATCCTCACCTTCTTCGGCGCCTGTTCCGGCTCAACGGCTGGCGGCATCAAGCAGTTTCGTTTCGTGATTGCCTGGCTGATCATCAAGAAGGCGGTTGCCAAGCTGATCCATCCCAACCGTATCATCCCGATGCGTTATGGCACGCAGGTGGTTGATGACGAAATGGCGGCTTCGACGCTCAGTTTCATCTTTCTGTTCTTTGCCACTTTCATGGTTTTTGCCATTGCGCTGCAGCTGTGCGGGCTCGATTTCGTGACGGCGATGAGCGGCTCTGCAACGGCGCTGGCAAACGTCGGTCCCGGTCTTGGCGACATCATCGGTCCTGCGGGCAACTTCAGCAGCCTGCCGGAAATCTGCAAATGGCTTCTGAGCATTGAAATGATCCTGGGGCGGTTGGAAATTCTGTCCGCACTCACCATCCTGATGCCTGCCTTCTGGCGTTGGTAG
- a CDS encoding AzlC family ABC transporter permease codes for MSSNKFSDHASGGLPQEQLSGWHWYRRGMRHLLSTPAIVLYFSLLGFGSFCHESGIDLYLAMFMTFTTWAIPSNVILIGGILSGSGALAIFVAVALASVRMMPMVVSFVPEVRDKGTQTWKLLLLAHFTAITSWVFGMRALPGLPRYGRVPFFAGFAVSLAILSVGIVALGHGIAGVVPPIVAAALFLMTPLYFILTLPSAARLLSDKLALVFGFALGPLFALIVPEAGLVLTGLVGGIGAYAVGYWKRRLA; via the coding sequence ATGTCATCAAACAAGTTTTCCGACCACGCCTCCGGGGGTTTGCCTCAGGAGCAGCTTTCCGGCTGGCACTGGTATCGCCGGGGCATGCGCCATCTGTTGTCGACGCCTGCCATCGTGCTCTATTTCTCCCTCTTGGGGTTCGGCAGTTTCTGTCATGAGAGTGGCATCGACCTCTATCTGGCGATGTTCATGACCTTCACCACCTGGGCCATTCCCAGCAACGTGATCCTGATCGGTGGCATCCTGTCGGGGTCGGGTGCGCTCGCCATCTTCGTGGCGGTGGCGCTGGCGTCGGTGCGGATGATGCCGATGGTCGTTTCCTTCGTGCCTGAGGTGCGGGACAAGGGGACGCAGACCTGGAAGCTGCTGCTGCTGGCCCATTTCACGGCCATCACCTCCTGGGTGTTCGGCATGCGAGCGCTGCCCGGTCTGCCGCGCTATGGACGCGTACCGTTCTTTGCCGGGTTTGCCGTTTCTCTGGCCATTCTCAGCGTCGGGATCGTTGCTCTGGGGCATGGCATCGCAGGGGTGGTGCCACCCATCGTGGCGGCGGCGCTGTTTCTGATGACACCGCTCTACTTCATCCTGACCCTGCCGAGCGCTGCCCGGCTGCTGTCGGACAAGCTGGCACTGGTGTTCGGCTTCGCGCTTGGCCCGCTGTTTGCGCTGATCGTGCCGGAGGCCGGGCTGGTGCTCACAGGGCTTGTGGGCGGCATTGGGGCTTATGCTGTGGGCTATTGGAAGAGGCGGCTGGCATGA
- a CDS encoding AzlD domain-containing protein, with product MTILFDSFDTAWWPYLFVLLAASLPTEMWRWLGVAFAGRLRDDSEWILLARAIANALVAGVITRLILFPTGALLQVPVWMRLVAVAVSVGFYFGLVRNLFVAVLLGAATLIGLALLFAVPMT from the coding sequence ATGACGATCCTGTTTGACAGCTTTGACACGGCCTGGTGGCCCTATCTATTCGTGCTTCTGGCGGCCTCGCTGCCCACGGAAATGTGGCGCTGGCTCGGGGTGGCCTTTGCCGGTCGGTTGCGCGATGACAGCGAGTGGATCCTGCTGGCGCGGGCGATCGCCAATGCGCTGGTGGCCGGGGTCATCACGCGACTGATCCTGTTCCCTACAGGGGCTCTGCTACAGGTGCCGGTCTGGATGCGGCTGGTTGCCGTGGCGGTGTCGGTCGGGTTCTACTTCGGGCTGGTCCGCAACCTGTTTGTCGCGGTGCTGCTCGGGGCCGCAACGCTCATAGGCCTTGCCCTACTGTTTGCGGTGCCGATGACTTGA
- a CDS encoding HIT family protein yields MNTPAYDSDNIFAKILRGEIPCHKLYEDELTFAFLDVMPKADGHALVLPKNPSRNIFDTAPTDLAAVVTTTQMLAKAAMIAFDADGVTVQQNNEGAGGQEVFHLHFHVVPRHEGVALRPQTGKMADPDLLAGHAERLRKALESL; encoded by the coding sequence ATGAACACGCCAGCTTATGACAGCGACAATATCTTTGCGAAAATCCTGCGTGGCGAAATCCCCTGCCACAAGCTCTATGAAGACGAACTGACCTTCGCCTTTCTCGACGTCATGCCCAAGGCCGATGGCCACGCCCTTGTGCTGCCCAAGAACCCGTCGCGCAACATTTTCGACACAGCTCCGACCGATCTTGCCGCCGTTGTCACCACCACCCAGATGCTCGCCAAGGCAGCCATGATCGCCTTTGATGCCGATGGCGTTACCGTGCAGCAGAACAACGAAGGGGCTGGCGGGCAAGAAGTCTTCCATCTGCACTTCCATGTCGTGCCGCGCCACGAAGGCGTTGCCCTGCGTCCGCAGACCGGCAAGATGGCCGACCCGGACTTGCTGGCAGGCCACGCCGAACGGCTGCGCAAGGCACTCGAAAGCCTCTGA
- a CDS encoding GNAT family N-acetyltransferase, protein MSETSGYQLHVVHSMREIGEEHWTACLEDTLSKSKFNPFLSYAFLDALERSGCASEETGWMPHHLVLKDENDAVLAALPLYLKSHSQGEYVFDHGWADALERAGGQYYPKLQSAIPFTPVNAPKVLTRKGVNEAVAVAAMASGMKQLCERYPISSAHLTFLPERQKSEFEAQGFLVRRDQQFHWINEDYDSFDDFLAQLSSRKRKNIRKERQTAHSHGLDIRRKQGDAITEQDWDAFFSFYMDTGSRKWGRPYLNREFFSMIAETMADQILLVLAYDGDSAVAGALNFIGGDTLYGRYWGTIGDYPCLHFELCYHQAIEWAIEHKYLCVEAGAQGEHKIARGYVPQTTWSAHWIDHPAFREAIEDYLNRERRAAAAEQEFLTTLTPFKKGDG, encoded by the coding sequence ATGTCTGAAACATCCGGTTACCAGTTGCATGTCGTTCATTCCATGCGAGAGATCGGAGAGGAACACTGGACGGCCTGTCTTGAAGACACTCTGAGCAAGAGCAAATTCAACCCATTCCTGTCCTATGCCTTTCTCGACGCTCTGGAGCGCTCAGGCTGCGCCAGCGAGGAAACCGGCTGGATGCCGCACCATCTGGTCCTCAAGGACGAGAATGACGCTGTGCTGGCCGCCCTGCCGCTTTATCTCAAGTCGCACAGTCAGGGCGAATATGTCTTTGACCACGGCTGGGCCGATGCGCTGGAGCGGGCTGGCGGGCAATATTATCCCAAGCTGCAAAGCGCCATTCCCTTCACCCCCGTCAACGCCCCCAAGGTACTGACCCGCAAGGGCGTCAACGAAGCGGTGGCCGTTGCCGCCATGGCCAGTGGCATGAAGCAGCTCTGCGAGCGCTACCCAATCTCCTCGGCCCATCTGACCTTCCTGCCCGAAAGGCAGAAAAGCGAATTCGAGGCGCAGGGCTTTCTCGTCCGGCGCGATCAGCAATTCCACTGGATCAACGAGGATTACGACAGCTTCGATGATTTTCTCGCCCAGCTTTCCTCCCGCAAGCGCAAGAATATCCGCAAGGAACGCCAGACCGCCCACAGCCACGGCCTCGACATTCGTCGCAAGCAGGGCGATGCCATAACCGAACAGGACTGGGACGCCTTTTTCTCCTTTTACATGGACACCGGCTCGCGCAAATGGGGACGCCCCTATCTCAACCGGGAATTCTTCTCGATGATCGCCGAGACCATGGCCGACCAGATCCTTCTGGTGCTGGCCTATGACGGCGACAGTGCGGTGGCTGGGGCGCTCAATTTCATCGGCGGCGATACACTCTATGGGCGCTACTGGGGCACCATCGGCGACTATCCCTGCCTGCATTTCGAGCTGTGCTACCACCAAGCCATCGAATGGGCCATCGAGCACAAATATCTGTGCGTGGAAGCAGGCGCACAGGGCGAACACAAGATCGCAAGGGGCTATGTGCCCCAGACCACTTGGTCGGCCCACTGGATCGACCATCCGGCCTTCCGCGAGGCCATTGAGGACTATCTGAACAGGGAGCGGCGCGCTGCCGCTGCCGAGCAGGAGTTCCTCACAACCCTCACCCCTTTCAAGAAGGGCGACGGATAG
- a CDS encoding RidA family protein, which translates to MSGVIEAKLADLGITLPEAAAPAANYVPFVKSGNQLFISGQIPLNAAGEKVIGKLGDTMETAAGQEAAKLCAISLIAQMKAATGDLDKVARVVKLVGFVNSTLEFGDQPAVINGASNFMVDVFGDKGRHARSAVSAASLPFGVAVEVEAIVELED; encoded by the coding sequence ATGTCAGGCGTCATCGAAGCCAAACTCGCAGACCTCGGAATCACCCTTCCGGAAGCAGCAGCCCCTGCTGCCAACTATGTTCCCTTTGTCAAAAGCGGCAACCAGCTTTTCATTTCCGGTCAGATCCCGCTGAACGCGGCTGGCGAAAAAGTCATCGGCAAGCTGGGTGACACCATGGAAACCGCTGCCGGTCAGGAAGCTGCAAAGCTCTGCGCCATCAGCCTCATCGCCCAGATGAAGGCCGCTACCGGCGACCTCGACAAAGTGGCTCGCGTGGTCAAGCTCGTCGGCTTTGTCAATTCCACCCTTGAGTTCGGCGATCAGCCAGCCGTCATCAACGGCGCCTCCAACTTCATGGTCGACGTCTTCGGCGACAAGGGCCGCCACGCCCGCTCTGCCGTCTCCGCAGCCTCTCTGCCGTTCGGCGTTGCCGTCGAAGTGGAAGCCATTGTGGAACTGGAAGATTAA
- a CDS encoding DNA polymerase IV: MIRMEQFLCRDCLEEGKGAPRRCPRCGSPRLVHHEELRALSIAHIDCDSFYASVEKRDNPEFRDKPVIIGGGERGVVATACYIARIRGVKSAMPMFQARKLCPEAVVIRPNMKKYSEVGREVRAAMQALTPLVEPLSIDEAFLDLSGTERLHHAYPALTLARFVQQVEKDIGITVSVGLSHNKFLAKIASDLEKPRGFSIIGKEETKRFLKDKPVSMIWGVGKVSQAHLARDGFLTIGQLQTADPVKLAKAYGALGLRLAKLAQGEDSRTVSPDSETKSISSETTFSKDLSHADDLLPILRRLAEDTSRRAKSAGLAGRTVTLKLKDDHFKSITRSRSLSDPTQLTDRIFLIGKDLLLRELAARQAAYRLIGIGISELHPGEFADPPDLVDIQATKRASAEKAMDLLSSKFGGKMVELGLTMKGKLVGDRNPEAQKNVIHSAQKPDKDSGLD; the protein is encoded by the coding sequence ATGATCAGGATGGAACAGTTTCTCTGCCGCGATTGCCTTGAGGAAGGAAAGGGAGCACCCCGGCGTTGCCCCCGTTGTGGCTCGCCGCGCCTCGTCCATCATGAGGAACTCAGAGCGCTGTCCATCGCCCATATCGATTGCGATTCCTTCTATGCCTCCGTTGAAAAACGGGACAATCCCGAGTTCCGCGACAAGCCGGTGATCATCGGCGGCGGCGAGCGCGGTGTGGTCGCCACGGCCTGCTACATTGCCCGTATCCGCGGCGTCAAATCCGCAATGCCGATGTTTCAGGCTCGAAAGCTCTGTCCGGAAGCCGTGGTCATTCGGCCAAACATGAAGAAATACAGCGAGGTCGGCCGGGAGGTTCGCGCGGCGATGCAGGCACTCACCCCCCTTGTCGAGCCCCTTTCCATCGATGAGGCCTTTCTCGATCTGTCCGGTACCGAGCGCCTCCACCATGCCTACCCTGCCCTGACGCTGGCCCGCTTTGTACAGCAGGTCGAAAAGGATATCGGCATCACCGTGTCGGTTGGCCTCAGCCACAACAAGTTTCTCGCCAAGATCGCCTCGGACCTTGAAAAGCCTCGCGGCTTTTCGATCATCGGCAAGGAAGAGACAAAACGGTTCCTCAAGGACAAGCCCGTCTCCATGATCTGGGGTGTCGGCAAGGTCTCGCAGGCTCATCTGGCAAGGGATGGCTTCCTGACCATCGGGCAGTTGCAGACAGCCGATCCAGTCAAACTCGCCAAAGCCTATGGCGCTCTGGGTCTGCGCCTTGCCAAACTGGCGCAGGGCGAGGACAGCCGCACAGTCTCCCCCGACTCGGAAACCAAGAGCATCAGCTCCGAGACCACCTTCAGCAAGGATCTCTCGCACGCTGACGACCTGCTACCGATCCTGAGGCGCCTTGCCGAAGACACATCAAGGCGCGCTAAGTCGGCAGGACTGGCCGGGCGGACTGTGACCCTCAAGCTCAAGGACGACCACTTCAAAAGCATCACCCGCAGCCGCTCCCTTTCGGATCCGACTCAATTAACCGACCGGATCTTCCTCATCGGCAAGGACCTGCTGCTGCGCGAGCTGGCGGCAAGACAGGCCGCCTATCGCCTCATCGGCATCGGCATCAGCGAGCTACACCCCGGTGAATTCGCCGACCCGCCGGATCTGGTTGACATCCAGGCGACCAAACGGGCAAGCGCGGAAAAGGCCATGGACCTGCTCTCCAGCAAGTTCGGCGGCAAGATGGTGGAGCTGGGCCTGACAATGAAAGGCAAGCTTGTCGGCGACCGCAACCCCGAGGCACAGAAGAATGTGATTCATTCTGCGCAAAAGCCCGACAAGGATAGCGGCCTCGACTGA
- a CDS encoding DUF3572 domain-containing protein has product MQKKQFGLTLEEAETIGIKALGFLSNDPDLLGRFLALSGLDPSSLREIASEPSFLAAILDFLLSDDSLVLAFASNMTIAPEDVITAKLRLDPMSMATTGAL; this is encoded by the coding sequence ATGCAGAAAAAACAATTTGGCCTGACACTCGAGGAAGCCGAGACAATCGGAATTAAAGCGCTGGGATTTTTATCAAATGATCCTGACTTGTTAGGTCGGTTTCTAGCGCTCTCTGGTCTTGACCCGAGCAGCCTGCGGGAAATCGCTTCGGAGCCTTCATTCCTCGCCGCCATACTCGATTTCCTGCTATCGGACGATTCGCTGGTTCTGGCCTTTGCCAGCAACATGACCATTGCCCCGGAAGATGTCATCACGGCCAAGCTGCGGCTGGATCCCATGAGCATGGCAACCACGGGCGCATTATAA
- a CDS encoding response regulator gives MAKKILIVEDNELNMKLFLDLLEAYGYETVGTRNGLDALKLAREHMPDLILMDIQLPEVSGLEVTKWLKEDDDLRPIPVVAVTAFAMKGDEERIRQGGCEAYLSKPISVAKFIETVRTYAGDA, from the coding sequence ATGGCCAAGAAGATTCTCATTGTCGAGGACAATGAACTCAATATGAAACTGTTTCTCGATCTGCTTGAAGCCTATGGTTACGAGACAGTGGGAACACGCAATGGTCTGGATGCGCTGAAACTTGCCAGGGAACATATGCCGGATCTGATCCTGATGGATATCCAGCTGCCAGAAGTTTCCGGTCTCGAAGTTACCAAGTGGCTGAAGGAAGACGACGATCTCAGGCCCATCCCTGTGGTCGCAGTAACTGCTTTTGCCATGAAGGGGGATGAGGAAAGAATTCGTCAAGGCGGGTGTGAAGCCTATTTGTCCAAACCCATTTCGGTTGCGAAGTTTATTGAGACTGTGCGCACCTATGCAGGTGACGCTTAG
- a CDS encoding PleD family two-component system response regulator, translating to MSARVLVVDDNPANVKLLEARLSAEYFDVLCASSGLEALEILSLNTVDIVLLDVMMPGMDGFEVCRRIKADPQMMHIPVIMVTALDQISDRVAGLKAGADDFLTKPVNDLALIARVKSLVRVKMMLDELRSRAHTSEQMGLDSSALLQRLMHHEGGQILLVDDSRSNSERIRKQVAGQFDLFLENDITAALRRCSDQTFDCLLINLDMQTGDPLRLCAQVRSIESSRLVPILILAQEADQKRIMRAFDLGVDDYVCQPVDKNELLARLHTQVLRKRYTDALRDSIQHTMELAIIDGLTQLYNRRYMTSHLNALLASAREKQKPLSVLLMDIDFFKSVNDTHGHDAGDEVLQEFSQRMRKNTRGIDLVCRYGGEEFVVIMPDTDHSLATVVAERIRKKVFEKPFIIHKGRQMIDVTVSIGLASSSKGLETQDELLKRADQALYQAKHDGRNRVVVAHVYAA from the coding sequence ATGTCTGCCCGTGTCCTCGTCGTTGATGACAATCCAGCCAATGTCAAGCTTCTGGAAGCCCGTCTGTCTGCCGAATATTTCGATGTTCTCTGCGCCAGCAGCGGTCTGGAGGCGCTTGAGATTCTTTCCCTCAACACGGTCGATATCGTTCTGCTTGATGTGATGATGCCCGGCATGGACGGCTTTGAAGTCTGTCGCCGGATCAAGGCCGATCCGCAAATGATGCATATTCCCGTGATCATGGTCACGGCGCTTGACCAGATCAGCGACCGGGTTGCCGGGCTGAAGGCCGGGGCGGATGATTTCCTGACCAAGCCGGTCAATGATCTTGCGTTGATTGCGCGGGTCAAGAGTCTGGTGCGCGTCAAGATGATGCTCGACGAGTTGCGCTCTCGTGCCCACACCTCGGAGCAGATGGGGCTGGACAGCAGCGCTCTGCTCCAACGACTGATGCACCATGAGGGCGGGCAGATTCTGCTGGTTGACGACTCGCGCTCCAACTCAGAACGCATCCGCAAGCAGGTGGCTGGGCAGTTCGATCTGTTTCTGGAAAATGATATCACGGCGGCCTTGCGGCGCTGTTCCGACCAGACCTTCGATTGCTTGCTGATCAATCTGGACATGCAGACCGGCGATCCGTTGCGGCTCTGTGCTCAGGTGCGGTCCATTGAATCCTCGCGTCTTGTCCCCATTCTGATTCTGGCTCAGGAAGCCGATCAGAAGCGCATCATGCGGGCCTTCGATCTGGGTGTGGACGATTATGTCTGTCAGCCGGTGGACAAGAACGAGTTGCTGGCGCGCCTGCACACACAGGTTCTGCGCAAGCGCTACACTGATGCCTTGCGCGATTCCATCCAGCACACCATGGAACTGGCGATCATCGATGGATTGACCCAGCTCTACAATCGCCGCTACATGACTTCCCACCTCAATGCCCTTCTGGCGTCGGCACGGGAGAAGCAAAAGCCTTTGTCGGTGTTGCTGATGGATATCGATTTCTTCAAGTCCGTCAACGACACTCATGGCCATGACGCAGGTGACGAGGTGTTGCAGGAGTTTTCCCAGCGCATGCGCAAGAATACCCGCGGGATCGACCTTGTCTGCCGCTATGGTGGAGAGGAATTCGTCGTCATCATGCCGGATACGGACCATTCGCTGGCAACCGTGGTGGCTGAGCGCATTCGCAAGAAGGTGTTTGAGAAGCCATTCATCATTCACAAGGGCCGACAGATGATCGATGTGACTGTCTCGATCGGGCTGGCCTCTAGCAGCAAGGGGCTTGAGACGCAGGACGAACTGCTCAAGCGGGCTGATCAGGCGCTCTATCAGGCCAAGCACGATGGCCGCAACCGCGTGGTTGTCGCTCACGTCTATGCTGCTTAG
- the rpmG gene encoding 50S ribosomal protein L33 — protein sequence MAKATTIKIRLVSTADTGYFYVTKKNSRTMTEKMVKRKYDPVAKKHVEFKEAKIK from the coding sequence ATGGCTAAGGCAACAACAATCAAGATCCGTCTGGTCAGCACCGCTGACACGGGTTACTTTTACGTCACCAAGAAGAATTCCCGCACCATGACCGAGAAAATGGTCAAGCGGAAATACGATCCGGTGGCTAAGAAGCACGTCGAGTTCAAGGAAGCCAAAATCAAGTAA
- a CDS encoding NUDIX hydrolase: MIRKIEKIEIHPELTANAQRLYDGTLPKVRPKDAATLIILDRTHGAPKLLMGRRHMRHRFMPGKFVFPGGRLDADDRLVPCASDLDDRVMEKLRFEARNGSSDMRMRGLAVCAIRETYEEAGLFIGAAGESARLKGADWEAFRSRGLLPALAPLRFVGRAITPPGRNRRFDTRFFAVDAEHISDHLAEKTGPSGELEDLHWLTIADAHALDLPRITKEILHELDERLKRDPDLTPQTPTPFFFMQGKSMVRAEI, from the coding sequence ATGATACGGAAGATTGAAAAGATCGAGATCCACCCGGAACTGACTGCCAACGCACAACGACTTTATGATGGCACCCTGCCCAAGGTCCGCCCCAAGGATGCCGCCACACTCATCATTCTGGATCGCACCCATGGCGCGCCCAAGCTGCTGATGGGGCGTCGCCACATGCGCCATCGCTTCATGCCGGGCAAGTTCGTCTTTCCCGGCGGACGCCTCGACGCGGACGACCGTCTGGTACCATGCGCCAGCGACCTTGACGACAGGGTCATGGAAAAGCTGCGCTTTGAGGCCAGAAACGGCTCCAGCGACATGCGCATGCGTGGCCTCGCCGTCTGTGCCATCCGCGAGACCTACGAAGAAGCAGGCCTGTTCATTGGCGCAGCTGGAGAGAGCGCGCGGCTGAAAGGCGCCGATTGGGAAGCCTTCAGAAGCCGCGGTCTGCTGCCCGCCCTCGCCCCCTTGCGCTTCGTCGGGCGCGCCATAACACCACCAGGCAGGAACCGCCGCTTCGATACCCGCTTCTTTGCCGTCGATGCAGAGCACATCTCTGACCATCTGGCCGAAAAGACCGGTCCGTCAGGCGAGCTGGAGGACCTCCACTGGCTCACCATCGCCGATGCGCACGCGCTGGACCTGCCGCGCATCACCAAAGAGATTCTCCACGAGCTCGATGAAAGACTGAAGCGCGATCCCGATCTGACACCACAAACGCCGACTCCCTTCTTTTTCATGCAGGGAAAATCCATGGTGCGAGCAGAAATCTGA